The DNA segment CGCCCAGTTTTCCGCTTCCTTCAAGCAGAATAACTTCGGGGTTAATATCATTTTTCAGACCTAGCTCCTGAAGGCGATGTGCGGAGCTGAGCCCTGTTATTCCTCCTCCGATAACCACTATTCTGCCAGGTTTGTATCTTTTAAATATCGAATGAGCCCTGTTTGTGCTGGAAGACGGTATCGAGCTATGCATTCATAGTTTCCGTAATATTTTCTTGACAACCAATAGCTTACAACTTCTCCTTTGGAAATATGAAGATGGCAAAAAGAGTGCCATCGTAAGTTCTTTTGTTTGAGCGGGAATTCGACCCGAGTGAGTGTCAAATGTCAGAATTTCTTACGATATCAATATTACGCTCCATTGAGTTGCTGAATTCATTTTCAGCAGCCGGGCATCCTCGAGACGCTCTATTCGCGGGCGTTATCGGATAATAATGGCGGTTTTAATGTTACCGGGTTAAACCCTCCATAATGGCATGAAGGTTGCATAATCAGCATTTTGGAGAGGATTATACTTTATACCGGAGGAGCCGCTCATGAAAAGATTACAGGATATCGATTTTTCCGTTACCCCTTTTGTCGCGATATGGGAAGTAACTCAGGCTTGCGACCTTGCGTGCCGTCATTGCAGGGCCGAGGCGATAAGTCATCGTGATCCCGGGGAGCTCACGACACTGGAAGGGTTCGATCTCATCAATAAAATTCACTCTATGGGAACTCCGATAATGGTACTAAGCGGGGGCGACCCCGTACAGCGAGAAGATATCTTTCAACTTATAACACATGGTGCGGACCTCGGTATGCGTATGGCGACGATTCCCGCAGCCACGTCAAGGCTGACCCCGGAGCTGGTGACAGGGCTCAGGGACGCCGGTGTGGCCCAGATAGCGCTAAGTCTCGACGGGCCGAATAGTGATGTGCACGACTCCTTTCGCGGGGTTCCGGGAGCTTTCGATAAAACGATGAAAGGCGCCGAATACGCCCACGCCGCGGGCATTCCCCTTCAGATAAACACGACATTCAGCAGTCACAATTTCGATTGCTTCGATGAAATCGCGCGGGTTGTAAAAGACCTTGATGTAGTCTTCTGGGAAGTTTTTTTTCTTGTCCCGGTAGGTAGAGGAAAGGTTTTGAAGCAGATGAAGGCCCTTGAGTATGAAAAGCTGTTTGAAAAGCTTTACAGATTTTCTAAAGAAGTTGATTTCATAGTCAAGATTACCGAGGCACAGCACTACAGGCGCTACGTGATAGAGCAGGAGACGAAAAACAGGTACGCCGGCGGGAGTTATTCTGGAATAGAGCTTCCGGGAAGACTGACGCGTGATTTCGGACCGGGGGGCAGCATCGGACTCGCGCCAAAGGGTGTTAATTCGGGAAACGGCTTCGTATTTATTTCTCACACGGGAGAGGTTTTCCCGAGCGGTTTTCTCCCTATCTCGGCCGGGAACGTGAGGGACGAGAGCATAGTGGAAATTTACAGAAACTCGCCGCTTTTCCGGGAGATAAGGGACTATGACGGGCTTAAAGGCAAATGCGGGTTATGTGAGTATAGGGACGTCTGCGGAGGCTCGAGGGCGAGAGCCTATGCCGTCACAGGGGACTATATGGAGTCCGAGCCCTACTGCGCTTACATACCCGAGCCCTATAAAGCGAGATACCGCAATGAAGAAGCTGTATAAGCGACAGGAGTTTAAGAGCTGCACCACATGCGGGTCCAGAGCCGACAGCATATTTTGTGACCTGAATCAATCCGGCCTTCAGGAGCTGGAGACTATTCAGCAGAAGTTGAAATATCCCGGCGGTACTATTTTATTTCTCGAGGGAGAAAGACCGCGCGGCGTTTATTGCGTGTGCTCGGGGCGTATTAAACTTTCTATTCACGCAGCGGACGGAAGGGCCGTCACAGTGGGTTATGCGTCGAACGGGTACATCGTTGGAACAAGAGCGGTTTTATCGGGGAATCCCCATGACATAACCGCAAGGACGGTTGAAGAATCGCAGCTGAGTTTTATGGATAGAGAGCGTTTCCTGAGTTTCTTGAAAAGACGCGGGGAAGTCAGTTTCAGGTTGTCGGAGGCACTGGGCGACGAATTGTCGGAATCTTACGAGGATATTAAAAATATAGCCCTGGGATCTTCATACGAGCGTCTCGTTTCAGTTCTTCTGAGACTCTGCGATAAGTTCGGCGAGCCCTCATCGGAAGGAATTCTTATAAAACTTAACTTGAGCCAGGAGGAGCTGGCCGAGATGGCGTGTATGTCGAGAAGAACGCTCAGCAGAGCTGTTCAGAGGCTGAAAAAGGTGCGTATAATCAAGTGTGACCGGCGAGTTATGATTATTAGGGACAGAAACTCGCTCGCCAAGCTTCTTTCATAGAAGTATTTTCTCCGGCACGGATAAAATTCAAATAAATTATCATCGCATACTTAGAGCCCGAGTGAGACATTTGTCTCAAACGGACAGGGACTTCTGACCTTGACGAAATTCCCTTTAAGGAAGAATAATAATTAGAATTCATTACGGTGAT comes from the Deltaproteobacteria bacterium genome and includes:
- a CDS encoding Crp/Fnr family transcriptional regulator, which gives rise to MKKLYKRQEFKSCTTCGSRADSIFCDLNQSGLQELETIQQKLKYPGGTILFLEGERPRGVYCVCSGRIKLSIHAADGRAVTVGYASNGYIVGTRAVLSGNPHDITARTVEESQLSFMDRERFLSFLKRRGEVSFRLSEALGDELSESYEDIKNIALGSSYERLVSVLLRLCDKFGEPSSEGILIKLNLSQEELAEMACMSRRTLSRAVQRLKKVRIIKCDRRVMIIRDRNSLAKLLS
- a CDS encoding TIGR04053 family radical SAM/SPASM domain-containing protein, which encodes MKRLQDIDFSVTPFVAIWEVTQACDLACRHCRAEAISHRDPGELTTLEGFDLINKIHSMGTPIMVLSGGDPVQREDIFQLITHGADLGMRMATIPAATSRLTPELVTGLRDAGVAQIALSLDGPNSDVHDSFRGVPGAFDKTMKGAEYAHAAGIPLQINTTFSSHNFDCFDEIARVVKDLDVVFWEVFFLVPVGRGKVLKQMKALEYEKLFEKLYRFSKEVDFIVKITEAQHYRRYVIEQETKNRYAGGSYSGIELPGRLTRDFGPGGSIGLAPKGVNSGNGFVFISHTGEVFPSGFLPISAGNVRDESIVEIYRNSPLFREIRDYDGLKGKCGLCEYRDVCGGSRARAYAVTGDYMESEPYCAYIPEPYKARYRNEEAV